The sequence CCCATAAAAAATAAAATAAAAAAACGCATGATTTTCTTTAGAGGCTTTTGGCGAGCGCAAAAAGCCATTGGATGAGAGTTAAATCTAAAAATTTCAAAACAATGACCACCACTAAAGGAGCGAAATCCAACCCGTTAAACACTAGCTTGAATCTAGAGCGTAAAAAATAAAACACTGGCTCACACAAGCGAGCGAGGATTTGCATGATGGGGTTATTGGGGTTAGGCTGCACGAAACTGATAAGCGAATAAATGATCACCACCCACATATAAATCGTAATGAGCGAGCTTAAAATCACCGCTATCGCATTAATAAGGGTAGAAAAAATCATGCTTTGAGCCTTAAAACTTCTTGATGATGGCTTTGGATATAGGGGAAAATCAAAGGCAATTCAACGCCATGCGAGTTCCCGGTTAAAAGGATGCGCAAAGGTTTGAAAAAATCCTTACCCTTAAGCTGGCTTAATCGCATGGCTTCCTTTTTAAAACTTTCAAAATCCTTATACGCTTGAAAATCCATGCTTTTTAGAGCGTTAAAAAGCGCTAAACAACGCTCTTTAAAATCTTCGTTCTCGTAAGTTTTAACAATATCCTTTGGCTCTAAAAACAACGAAATTTTTTCTTTCAATTCTAAAAGCGTGCCGCATTCTTCTATAAACAATCTTAAAAGCCCTAAAAGGTTTTTATCTTTTATTGAAGTGAGTTCTAATAGCTTTTCATCGTCTAAAAGCTTTAAATGCTCGTGGTTTAAGTGTTTTAAATATTTTAAATTAAAATGAGCCGGGGAACTGGAAAGATTTTCTAAATCAAACCACTCTATCGCTTCATCAAGGCTAAAAACTTCCTTAGGCACTTTATTACCGATAGTGATGAGGTAATTTGCGATCGCAACCGGTAAAAACCCTTGATTCAAAAGCCATTTCACGCTGGACGCTTCATCTCTTTTGCTCATCTTTTTACCGCTTGTTTCATCTAAAATAATGGGCAAATGCACATAAACAATCGGATCGTTTGAGCCTAAAGCTTGCTGGATTAAAATTTGTTTAGGGGTGTTACTCACATGATCTTCGCCTCTAATAATCAAACTGATTTCATAGAGCAAATCATCGCATGCGCAAGCGAAATTATAAGTAGGGCTTTTATCTTTTCTCAAAAGCACAAAAGAATCCAATTCATCAGGTTCAAATCTCACTTCTTTTTTAATCGCATCGTTGAAAGACACCGCATGATTTGGGGCTTTTAAACGCACCACAGGGGCATGGTGCTTGTCTTTTTCTAAAGTGGCCCATTCGTCTAAATACCTGAAAGGGCGTTTTTCATTTTTGGCTTTTTCTTTTTCTCTTTCTAAAAACTCCGCGCTCGCATAACAATAAAATGCTTTATTTTCTTTCAGTAATTTTTCTGCCATTTCTCTGTGGTAATCTATGTTATGGCTTTGATACACGAGCTTGTCCCAACTTATCCCCATAAGCTTTAAAATCTCTAAAATCTCTTGATCTTTGCCTTCAATGTTACGCTCTTTGTCCGTGTCTTCAATGCGAATGAGAAAGGGTTTGTGTTGCTGTTTGGCCACAATGTAGTTGAAAATGGCTGCCCTTAAATTCCCTATGTGCATATCCCCTGTAGGCGAAGGCGCAAAACGAAGCATAAAAACCCTTTATTTAAAAATAATTTTTGATTATACCTAAAGAATACTTAATTGTGTTGTGGTAGTTCTGTTTTTATCAAACATGAATGGGCATCATTTAAGAGATTAGCGCTTGGCTAACGCCAAGCTCTTTATGGTTGGTTATCAAAAAGCTAAAAGCGTTTTTTATTCAATCACTTCATAAATAACTTCTGTCTTCCAGCGGGTTTTAGGGGTGATTTCTTGGTTGCGATAACCAAAACAAGCCATTACCGAAACGCCAAATTCCGCCGTGTTCAGATAGCCTTTTTCCTCTAAATAAGCCTCCACTTTTTCTTGATCATACCCTTCAATCGGGCAAGAATCAATGCCTAACATGGCCGCTGCCATCATCATGTTCGCCATTTGGATATAAGTCTGCTTGCTAGCCCAATCAAACAAAGATCGTTCGCTATTGAGTTTCATATCGTTCTCTTGGAAATTTTTGATGATTTGAGCGAACCTGGAATTGGTGTCATAATCCCTTTTTTTAACCTCATGCATCACTTTTTTAACATAATCGCTGTCATAAGTAACGCCTTTTCGCGCAAGATAAATGACAAAATGGCTCGCTCCCTCTAAACCAAAAAGCGCCCCCCAGGCCATCGGTTTTAAATCTTCTTTCATGCGTTCATTCTTTAATAAAAGCATTTTCCATGGTTCAAGCCCGATTGAAGAAGGGGCTAATCTCCCCACTTCAACCAAAGCTTCCCAATCCTTTTGGGAAATACGACGATTAGGATCGTATTTTTTTGCAGCAAATCGTTGGTGCTGTAAAGCAATCACTTGTTCTCTGTCCATTTTAATGTTCTCCTTTTTCTAAATAATGATAAACGGCTGCCATATCCATTTCGCCTAAACCGGATTTTTCTGCTTGAGAATAAAGCTCTTGCGCTTTGGATAAAAATGGCAATTGAATCGCCTCTTCTGCTTCATTGTTGGCTAAGCGAATATCCTTGAGCATGAGCTTCAAACTGAAAGCGGCCGGATAGCTATCTTGTAGCCACATGCCTTTTTTAGCTTGAAAGAGAGGCGAATTCATGCCAGATTGGCCAATAATTTGCAAAAATGGCTCTGCATCAACCCCTAAATGTTTGGCTAATAGAAAAGCTTCTGAATAAGCGACCCCCATTTGAGCTAAAAGGCTATTAATGGATAATTTAGCCCCTGCCCCTTGACCAATCTTACCCAAATAAAAGGTTTGACTCCCTAAATGCGCCAAAATAGGTTTGAGTTGAGCAACCACTTCTTTTTCACCTGCCGCTAAAATCAATAAAGCCCCGGCTTTGGCCGCGCCAACCGATCCTGAAACGGGCGCTTCAAGGTAAGTTACTTGATGCTTTTGAGCGGTTTTTTCTAAAGATAAGCTCTCCAAAGGAGCGATGGTGCTCATATTCACCACGATTTTTTCAGACATCTGTTCCCAAAATTCTGGCACTAAAACAGCATCAATCGCCGTTTTATCCGAAAGCATGGTAAAAATCAGATCAACTTTAGCGGCCAAATCTATAGGGTTAGTATAAACCGCTACGCCCTTTTCCTTTAAGGGGGCTGCTTTGCTCTCTGTTCGGTTATAAACCGATACTTTTAAACCCGCATCGCACAAACGAGCCGCCATAGGAGTCCCCATAGCCCCAAGTCCAATCCATCCGATTTTCATTTAACCCTCACTTATTAGCGTGAATACGCCACTAAACCATCTAACCAAGCCTGATGGCCATTTAGCATCGCATTAGGCACAGATTTCGCTAAAGCTTTAGCAGGGACTCCCAATTGGCTTTCTTGGGTTAGAATACGCACACGATCATTATCTAATTTTTCAACAATCCATGCGTGATAGACTTCAAGATACTCATCGCCTTTAGCTTCATTCCAACCTCTCCAAGCCAAACGCAGTATGGTGTCTTTCAATTCAAACTCTTCCACCTGTGCCTCCACTAAAAAGCCAAAAGTTTCAAAACAAAAACGAGTCTTGTCTTTAAGAATGGTATTGTCTTGATTATGCATGTGGACATTCCCTGAATTTTTGTAATACTTTTCCCAACAAGACGCGTCTCTTAAATGCTGCACCACTTTATTAAAATCCAAACATTTGACAATGACTTCATTGGACACAAAATTATCAGTCTCTCCTGGAACCCATTTCTTAGGCCATTGAATCGCATTCATCGTTATCATATTTTCTCTGTTTTTAATTTTTTCTGCCTATTGGCGAAAAGTTTATAACATCATTAGGTAAATAATTATCTTTAACCCATTCAATCAGCCACTCTAAAGCGTTGTTTTTAGGGTGAGCGATGATTAAATTTAGGCATGCGTTTAAAATTTCGCCGATTTGTTGGTGTTGGTAACCCAAGCTTTGAAGCGTCCCGCCCTTAAGGGCTAGGTGTTCTTTTTTAAAAGGTTCGTTAGCGTTAAATATTTCTTTTAACAAGCTTTTAATTTTTAAAGCGTGTTTGGGGTTTTTGAGCGCATAAAAATCTAAAGCCAAATTAAAAGGCTCTAAATCGTAGTTTTTTAATAAAAATTTTAATTCTGTTTTATTATGAATATTTAAAAAAGCTTTGTGGCATTCTTTAGCTTTTGAAAATAAAACACAAGTTTTTTTAGGGTAGCGTAAATTTTCTAAACTTTTTTGATGCTTAAAAAACCCCAATAATCTTAATTCCAAATTGAAAGGCGCGTTTTTTAAAAACCCTAAATTTTCTATTTTTTCTTGAATAACCAACTCTAAAATTTCTTGATATTCTTTAGCCACTTCATAGGCGTTTTTCCCCATAAGAAGCTTATTCAATTCACTTTGTAAGCGTTCTTTAGAAAGGTGTTTTAACAAATCCTTACACGCAAAAACCGCTTCTTTAGTGCTTGGCGCTATTTTAAAGCCTAAAGTCGCGCTAAATCGCAGCGATCTTAAAATCCTTAAAGCGTCTTCAAAAAACCTCAATCGCGCTTCCCCCACGCATTCAATCGTTTGATTTCTAATCGCATTCTGCCCTTTAAAAGGATCAATAATCCCTTTTGTAGGGCTATAAGCGATCGCATTCATGCTAAAATCGCGCCGCTTTAAATCGTCTGTCAAACGAGCGCTAAAAACCAATTCTTTAGGCTTTCGGTGTTTGATATGCCCTTTTTCAATTCTAAAGGTTGTAATTTCATAGCTTTGATCGTTTTTAAGAGCCGTGATCGTGCCATGTTTGATACCGGTTTCTAGCACCCTAAAATGGCGCTTTAAAAGAAGCTCTTTGCTTTCATTGACTAAAGCGTTTGAGGTCAAATCGTAATCTTTTGGGGTAATTCCCATCAAACAATCGCGCACGCACCCCCCTACCAAGTAAAGCTCATAGGGGGATTTTTCATAAATGTCAAACAATTCTTTTAATTCTTTTTCTAACTCAAACACGCTTTTTACTCTTAAAATTTCTTTGTGTTATTATATCTTTTTAGAATTTTTAAGGAATGTTGATGGAACAAGAAATTTGCGTGATCAGTTTTAGCGGCGGGCAAGACAGCACCACTTTAGCCGTATGGGCGAAAAAGCGTTTTAAAAAAGTCTGTTTAGTGGGGTTTGATTACGCGCAAAAACACTCTGTGGAATTAGAATGCGCTCAAAAAATCGCTTCTCTTTTACAACTCCCTTATGAAATCATCTCATTAGATTTTTTAGAGAATATCACCCACTCCGCGCTTTTTAAAAACTCTAACGATTTAATGGGGCATTCGCATGCGCAAAATAAAGATTTACCCAATTCTTTTGTGCCTAATCGTAACGCTATTTTTATCACCCTTTTGCATTCTTACGCGCAAAAAATAGGGGCCAGTAACATCGCTTTAGGGGTTTCGCAAGCGGATTTTAGCGGCTATCCGGATTGTAAAGAAGATTTTATTAAAAGCATTGAGCATGCCCTAAATTTAGGATCAAACACGGCGATTAAAATCCTAACGCCTTTAATGTTTTTGAATAAAGCGCAAGAATTTCAAATGGCTAAAGATTTGGGCGTCTTGGATTTAGTCATCAAAGAAACGCACACCTGCTATCAAGGAGAGCGAAAGATTTTGCATGCCTATGGTTATGGGTGTGATGAATGCCCGGCATGCCAGTTGAGAAAAAAAGGCTTTGAAGAGTTTCAAACTAAGATTTTGTTTCAATAAAGTGTTGGTAAAAACACTCAAAAAGCATGTTTAAGACAAACAATCAAAGAGCGGTAAAAAGCATGTTTTAATGTTTAAAATTATATGTATAGTTAAGATAAACGCTCACCACTCTTTTATAATCCAATTTATCCCCATAATTATCGCTGTAGTAATTGACTTTAAAAGCTGGCACTTTAACCCCTAATTCCACGCTAGAACCTCCAAGATATATTTCATCGCCATAGCGATCAATATCGTATTCATCATTATTCCAACGAACGCCAAATTTTCCTTGCAACTGAAAAATCGTGTGGCTCTTGACTTGATTGAAAGGGGTGAGATTGTTGCTTGCAAACCAAGTGCTAGCCCCTATATCCATGCCAATCACAAGCCCTGAAGATTTTCTAAATACATGCCTTGATACTTTTTTTAATGTATTAGCGTCTAGCGTTCTGCCGGTCATATCTTTGTAAAATATAGAGAGCCCTTTTACCCTTCGTTCAACATATTTTTGGGACGCTCGCTTATCGTTAGTCCAATTAATGAGCAAATCCGTATTGAAACCATAGGGTAGAAAAACGATTAAACCGCTGCCAGGAACAGAACCAACGCCACCAAGTTGGTAACCGAAAAAAAGAGAGTGCCTAAACCCTATAATCCTTTTTTTACCCAAAAAATATTTATACCCAAAGCTGAGTTCGTTAAAAAGACCGCCCGATCCACCATTTCCTGCGAATCGGTTAGCGATCTTTGTTGAATCTTTCACTTTGTTTAAAGCGTTTTGCGCATCTCTTATGGCTTTTGTGTTTTGTTGGGGGAATAATGAATTTTTTGCGTTATTGATCGCTTCATTTAAGGCGTTTTCTGCTGAAGCTTTTTCGCCGATGCTGCCTTGCCCTTTGATATAGCTTCCTTCTGCAAAATTTAAACCTAAATAAAATCCATTCCTTTCAGCGTGGAGCCAAAACGAGAGAGAAAGAGTTAGTAAGAGAGCTTTTTTCATGATTTTTCTTTATTTTTCTTTGGTTTAAGATTTGATGTTATGACTAGGTATTTTATCATAAAAATAAGATTTTAGTGATTGGGTTTTAATGAAAAACACAATTAAAATAATAAAATAGCCACAAAACCACCGCTTAATCAACATTAAATCAAAAACATGTTAATCTTTAGTTATTTTTAAATTAGGAAGTCCCATGCATCAAAACAATAA is a genomic window of Helicobacter pylori oki112 containing:
- a CDS encoding YggT family protein, coding for MIFSTLINAIAVILSSLITIYMWVVIIYSLISFVQPNPNNPIMQILARLCEPVFYFLRSRFKLVFNGLDFAPLVVVIVLKFLDLTLIQWLFALAKSL
- the gltX gene encoding glutamate--tRNA ligase, with product MLRFAPSPTGDMHIGNLRAAIFNYIVAKQQHKPFLIRIEDTDKERNIEGKDQEILEILKLMGISWDKLVYQSHNIDYHREMAEKLLKENKAFYCYASAEFLEREKEKAKNEKRPFRYLDEWATLEKDKHHAPVVRLKAPNHAVSFNDAIKKEVRFEPDELDSFVLLRKDKSPTYNFACACDDLLYEISLIIRGEDHVSNTPKQILIQQALGSNDPIVYVHLPIILDETSGKKMSKRDEASSVKWLLNQGFLPVAIANYLITIGNKVPKEVFSLDEAIEWFDLENLSSSPAHFNLKYLKHLNHEHLKLLDDEKLLELTSIKDKNLLGLLRLFIEECGTLLELKEKISLFLEPKDIVKTYENEDFKERCLALFNALKSMDFQAYKDFESFKKEAMRLSQLKGKDFFKPLRILLTGNSHGVELPLIFPYIQSHHQEVLRLKA
- the frxA gene encoding NAD(P)H-dependent flavin oxidoreductase FrxA, with the protein product MDREQVIALQHQRFAAKKYDPNRRISQKDWEALVEVGRLAPSSIGLEPWKMLLLKNERMKEDLKPMAWGALFGLEGASHFVIYLARKGVTYDSDYVKKVMHEVKKRDYDTNSRFAQIIKNFQENDMKLNSERSLFDWASKQTYIQMANMMMAAAMLGIDSCPIEGYDQEKVEAYLEEKGYLNTAEFGVSVMACFGYRNQEITPKTRWKTEVIYEVIE
- a CDS encoding NAD(P)-dependent oxidoreductase, giving the protein MKIGWIGLGAMGTPMAARLCDAGLKVSVYNRTESKAAPLKEKGVAVYTNPIDLAAKVDLIFTMLSDKTAIDAVLVPEFWEQMSEKIVVNMSTIAPLESLSLEKTAQKHQVTYLEAPVSGSVGAAKAGALLILAAGEKEVVAQLKPILAHLGSQTFYLGKIGQGAGAKLSINSLLAQMGVAYSEAFLLAKHLGVDAEPFLQIIGQSGMNSPLFQAKKGMWLQDSYPAAFSLKLMLKDIRLANNEAEEAIQLPFLSKAQELYSQAEKSGLGEMDMAAVYHYLEKGEH
- a CDS encoding CCA tRNA nucleotidyltransferase translates to MFELEKELKELFDIYEKSPYELYLVGGCVRDCLMGITPKDYDLTSNALVNESKELLLKRHFRVLETGIKHGTITALKNDQSYEITTFRIEKGHIKHRKPKELVFSARLTDDLKRRDFSMNAIAYSPTKGIIDPFKGQNAIRNQTIECVGEARLRFFEDALRILRSLRFSATLGFKIAPSTKEAVFACKDLLKHLSKERLQSELNKLLMGKNAYEVAKEYQEILELVIQEKIENLGFLKNAPFNLELRLLGFFKHQKSLENLRYPKKTCVLFSKAKECHKAFLNIHNKTELKFLLKNYDLEPFNLALDFYALKNPKHALKIKSLLKEIFNANEPFKKEHLALKGGTLQSLGYQHQQIGEILNACLNLIIAHPKNNALEWLIEWVKDNYLPNDVINFSPIGRKN
- the queC gene encoding 7-cyano-7-deazaguanine synthase QueC, which codes for MEQEICVISFSGGQDSTTLAVWAKKRFKKVCLVGFDYAQKHSVELECAQKIASLLQLPYEIISLDFLENITHSALFKNSNDLMGHSHAQNKDLPNSFVPNRNAIFITLLHSYAQKIGASNIALGVSQADFSGYPDCKEDFIKSIEHALNLGSNTAIKILTPLMFLNKAQEFQMAKDLGVLDLVIKETHTCYQGERKILHAYGYGCDECPACQLRKKGFEEFQTKILFQ
- the oipA gene encoding outer inflammatory protein OipA; translation: MKKALLLTLSLSFWLHAERNGFYLGLNFAEGSYIKGQGSIGEKASAENALNEAINNAKNSLFPQQNTKAIRDAQNALNKVKDSTKIANRFAGNGGSGGLFNELSFGYKYFLGKKRIIGFRHSLFFGYQLGGVGSVPGSGLIVFLPYGFNTDLLINWTNDKRASQKYVERRVKGLSIFYKDMTGRTLDANTLKKVSRHVFRKSSGLVIGMDIGASTWFASNNLTPFNQVKSHTIFQLQGKFGVRWNNDEYDIDRYGDEIYLGGSSVELGVKVPAFKVNYYSDNYGDKLDYKRVVSVYLNYTYNFKH